From the genome of Alcanivorax sp.:
ATAATCTGAAGGCGTAGAGCAAAAAACCTGTCTGAGCGGAGCGAGTCTTTTTTGTGTCCTTCAGATTATGAGTACCGAAGTGTACCCGCGGAGCGGGTCGAACGGAGTCGGGGTGGCGGGGAGTCCAGAGGGGGAGCCAGTTCCCCCTTTGGGCCCGTCCGGCGAGGACAAGCACTTTGATCGGTGCGATAACGGGGCAGGTAAGTCGTGAGTCATCCGGGTGGGTGCCACCTTCACTTCTGGCATTGCCTAATGGATGGTGGTGGCATCTTCCTCGCTGTCGCTCGGTTCGCGGCTCAAGCGCCGCTCCTACGGGGGGGGGGAAGGTCAGCCCGCTTCCTCGAATGGCTTGCCGTCCTCATCCACAAACCGCACATCCCGCACAGTCAGCGGCTGTCCCTGCTGGTTCTGGACGCTGACCGGGGCCAACGGCTCACCCGTCTGCCGATCCACCAGCTGCATGCTGTCCTGTGCTCCATTCCAGCGTTCGCTCCACTGGCGCAGGGCGGTGACCACGGTGAACAGGTCGCGGCCCTTGTCGGTGAGGCGGTATTCGTAGCGCTTGCCGTGTTCGCCCACATCCACGCGCACCATGACGCCGTTCTCTACCAGGCGGGAGAGACGGTTGCAGAGGATGTTCTTGGCGATCCCCAGGCTGTTCTGGAAGTCCACATAGCGGCGGGTGCCCAGCATGGCCTGTTTCACGATCAGCAGGGACCACCAGTCGCCAACCTCATTGAGGGCGGAGGCAACGCAGCATCCCATTTCATCAAAGCGTTTGCGTGTCATAGCGCTAGTGTACGTCAGAATGGTTGCAAAACGAAACCAAATAAGGTTTCATCGTGAAACCAAATTATGTGGCCGGGCGTTTCCCGGCTGACAGAAGCGCTGATTCTGTTAATTTTTTTAAGACGAGATTCGGGAGAGCCCCCTATGAGCAATTCACTGGATAGCCTGTTGCGTCCGTTTGAGTGCAAATCCCTGAAGCTGCGGAACCGGGTGGCCATGGCCCCCATGACCCGCACCTTCTCTCCGGGCTATGTGCCCAATGATGAAGTGGTGGGTTACTACCGCCGCCGCGCCGAAGGCGAGGTGGGGTTGATCATCACCGAAGGTACCTTTGTGGGCCACAAGGCGGCCAACGGCTACGAGCGGGTGCCGGCCATCTATGGCGATGAGGCCATGGCGGGCTGGAAGAAGGTGGTGGATGCGGTGCACGAGGCCGGAGGCCAGATCATTCCGCAGCTGTGGCATGTGGGCGCGGTGCGCAAGGCCGGTATCGGCCCCGATAAG
Proteins encoded in this window:
- a CDS encoding helix-turn-helix domain-containing protein — encoded protein: MTRKRFDEMGCCVASALNEVGDWWSLLIVKQAMLGTRRYVDFQNSLGIAKNILCNRLSRLVENGVMVRVDVGEHGKRYEYRLTDKGRDLFTVVTALRQWSERWNGAQDSMQLVDRQTGEPLAPVSVQNQQGQPLTVRDVRFVDEDGKPFEEAG